In Providencia sneebia DSM 19967, one DNA window encodes the following:
- a CDS encoding MetQ/NlpA family ABC transporter substrate-binding protein — MLKQKIKLISLIAAAAIGLSACNDHSEKDNANKKEIVIGFGVGNYIDQVDKGIVPILEEKGYKVTLRQFSQNRQINPAFEEGSIDASVNQSRAYMDAYNKKNNINMVALTDSPSAPQSLRSNKHKSIDDVQNGMIVALSNDPVNAERGARILEQLGWIKIKPNISTLTFSVNDIEPAKYNLDIRETDAAQGLRLLDDVDFVVVNGNYVASAGQRIADGLVVEDSPLEHRVVVTVMQKDTDSQWAKDLKDAFESKEYADYIRSQRIYDGFIEPQAWANYPKP; from the coding sequence ATGTTGAAACAAAAAATAAAATTAATTTCGTTGATTGCGGCAGCGGCTATCGGATTATCAGCATGTAATGACCATAGCGAAAAAGATAATGCCAATAAAAAAGAGATCGTGATTGGGTTTGGTGTTGGTAATTATATTGATCAAGTTGATAAAGGAATTGTCCCTATTCTTGAAGAGAAAGGTTATAAGGTCACTTTGCGTCAATTCTCTCAGAATAGACAAATTAACCCAGCCTTTGAAGAGGGATCAATTGATGCTTCAGTAAATCAAAGTCGGGCCTATATGGACGCTTACAATAAGAAAAATAATATTAATATGGTAGCGCTGACAGATTCTCCAAGTGCGCCACAAAGTTTGCGTTCAAATAAACATAAATCAATTGATGATGTTCAAAACGGCATGATCGTCGCTTTATCTAATGATCCGGTAAATGCCGAGCGTGGCGCTCGTATTTTAGAACAATTAGGTTGGATAAAAATAAAACCGAATATCAGTACATTGACTTTCAGTGTTAATGATATCGAACCTGCAAAATATAATCTTGATATACGTGAAACAGATGCTGCACAAGGTTTACGTCTACTTGATGATGTTGATTTTGTTGTGGTGAATGGCAATTATGTTGCAAGTGCGGGTCAGCGTATTGCGGATGGGTTAGTTGTAGAAGATTCACCATTAGAACATCGCGTCGTTGTGACTGTCATGCAAAAAGATACAGATTCTCAATGGGCTAAAGATTTAAAAGATGCTTTCGAATCAAAAGAGTATGCTGATTATATTCGGTCACAACGTATTTATGATGGATTTATCGAACCTCAAGCTTGGGCGAATTATCCAAAGCCTTAA
- a CDS encoding peroxidase-related enzyme (This protein belongs to a clade of uncharacterized proteins related to peroxidases such as the alkylhydroperoxidase AhpD.), producing the protein MSKVNGCIYCASVHARKASQYAKDRKDDVNQLLATPAGDILATGFDERLTAITDLSASLSATPIQAAHQQIKTLRQLGLSELELLDLIQSTAFFSWANRLMLSLGEPFELNENQENENGKH; encoded by the coding sequence GTGAGTAAAGTGAATGGTTGCATTTATTGTGCTTCTGTTCATGCACGCAAAGCGAGCCAATATGCAAAAGATCGCAAAGATGATGTTAATCAGTTACTAGCGACACCAGCAGGTGACATTTTAGCGACAGGATTTGATGAAAGGTTAACGGCTATCACGGATTTGTCTGCTTCATTATCCGCAACGCCGATACAAGCAGCTCACCAGCAAATTAAAACGTTACGACAACTTGGCTTATCCGAATTAGAACTGCTTGACCTTATTCAATCTACTGCCTTTTTCTCGTGGGCAAATAGATTAATGTTGTCGCTAGGAGAACCATTTGAACTCAATGAAAATCAGGAGAACGAAAATGGTAAACACTAA
- a CDS encoding FAD/NAD(P)-binding protein gives MVNTNGLAELEKQIAQDLHYLNIPLNRWALSAIDSENQLDVAIIGAGMSGVTAAFALKLQGIESVIFDMAVKGKEGPWEKPALMETLRSPKQVVGPALASPSLTFQAWFKAQFGDEAWEALDKIPRLQWGEYLQWFKTITDPVVFNEYQLIDIQPKSSGYSLTFQTPTGIQHYQALHVILATGMESFSEPNIPDFMDDIPAKYWEHSYTGSDYARFKGLDIGVVGYSAGAMDSSATALEHGANSVELLIRASDMPRVNRGKVAGSPGLTQAYVNFTDEQKWHYSDYVVKAKTPAPHGSTLRVSRHQNAFFNFDTQIKQVKVVNNKLLVKTTQGDFEFDYLILATGYRINWQKHTAFNAIAPLIKIWGDVYTPPQNEENSELSSYPYLGQYFEFQTKLPDQLPNLNKIYCFNLAATLSMGPIIGLIPNTNTSAQRLAEHIAGQLYLANQEQHLEQVKNSTDAELFGDEWQPALPYHQRIPQTDNVE, from the coding sequence ATGGTAAACACTAATGGATTAGCTGAATTAGAAAAACAAATCGCGCAAGATTTACACTATCTGAATATCCCATTAAACCGCTGGGCATTGTCAGCCATTGATTCAGAAAATCAATTAGATGTAGCAATTATTGGTGCTGGCATGTCAGGTGTTACAGCCGCTTTTGCATTGAAGTTACAAGGGATTGAATCTGTCATTTTTGATATGGCGGTAAAAGGAAAAGAAGGTCCCTGGGAAAAACCTGCGCTAATGGAAACATTACGTTCGCCAAAACAGGTTGTAGGGCCTGCTTTAGCATCACCTTCGCTAACATTCCAAGCTTGGTTTAAAGCGCAATTTGGTGATGAAGCATGGGAGGCATTAGATAAAATACCGCGTTTGCAATGGGGCGAATATCTACAATGGTTTAAAACCATAACAGATCCTGTTGTCTTTAATGAATATCAGTTAATTGATATTCAACCTAAATCATCAGGCTACTCGCTGACATTTCAAACACCTACTGGCATACAGCATTATCAGGCTTTACATGTCATTCTTGCCACTGGCATGGAGTCATTTAGTGAGCCGAATATCCCTGACTTTATGGATGATATTCCTGCAAAATATTGGGAACACTCTTATACGGGAAGTGATTATGCACGTTTCAAAGGTTTAGACATTGGCGTTGTTGGCTATAGTGCGGGAGCAATGGATAGCTCTGCAACAGCACTTGAACATGGTGCAAATTCAGTCGAATTGCTTATACGCGCAAGTGATATGCCAAGAGTAAATCGGGGAAAAGTGGCCGGAAGCCCTGGATTAACACAAGCTTATGTTAATTTCACTGATGAACAAAAATGGCATTATAGTGATTATGTTGTCAAAGCAAAAACCCCTGCTCCACATGGTAGTACCTTAAGGGTTTCTCGCCATCAAAATGCTTTTTTTAATTTTGATACACAAATCAAACAGGTAAAAGTCGTTAATAACAAGCTATTGGTGAAAACGACTCAAGGTGACTTTGAGTTTGATTACCTTATTTTAGCCACTGGTTATCGCATAAACTGGCAAAAGCACACTGCTTTCAATGCTATTGCGCCTCTTATCAAAATATGGGGAGATGTCTACACGCCTCCTCAAAATGAGGAAAATAGTGAGCTTTCATCCTACCCCTATCTTGGCCAATATTTTGAATTTCAAACCAAATTGCCAGATCAATTACCCAACTTAAACAAAATCTATTGTTTTAATTTAGCCGCAACATTAAGCATGGGTCCCATTATTGGATTGATCCCAAATACCAATACCAGTGCGCAACGATTGGCCGAACATATTGCAGGTCAATTATATCTTGCTAATCAAGAGCAACATTTAGAACAAGTAAAAAATAGTACTGATGCCGAACTATTCGGTGATGAATGGCAACCCGCGTTACCTTATCACCAGAGAATTCCGCAAACGGACAATGTGGAGTAA
- a CDS encoding methionine ABC transporter ATP-binding protein codes for MISFQNIQKIYEKDGHSLTALQDVNLRINEGDIFGFIGYSGAGKSSLIRLVNQLEKPTSGEVVINGQNIANHNAAEIRAHKKSIGMIFQHFNLLETKTVAQNIAMPLVLSGLNKQEIDQRVNDILAYVELSDKKHQYPGQLSGGQKQRVGIARALINNPKILLCDEATSALDPQTTQSILSLLKKINKEQNITILLVTHEMEVIEQVCNRVAVMENGRVVEEGTILDIFAKPQQPTTQKFVRTVLNEEIPERVLHNLEHQNNVYRLEFLGSSAQQPVVNELILQDKVKINILFANMKEISGVVLGSMFVQIIGDDLAIRDAVDFLRQRGVAVNQGEV; via the coding sequence ATGATTTCATTTCAAAATATTCAAAAAATTTATGAAAAAGATGGGCACTCATTGACCGCCCTGCAAGATGTGAATTTACGCATTAATGAAGGCGATATTTTCGGCTTTATTGGATATAGCGGTGCAGGAAAAAGTTCATTAATTAGGCTCGTCAATCAACTTGAAAAACCAACTTCAGGTGAAGTTGTGATTAATGGGCAAAATATTGCCAATCATAATGCAGCCGAAATTCGGGCACATAAAAAAAGTATTGGCATGATATTCCAGCATTTTAATTTGTTAGAAACAAAAACAGTCGCTCAGAATATTGCGATGCCATTAGTTTTATCTGGTCTTAATAAACAAGAAATCGACCAGCGCGTTAATGATATTTTAGCCTATGTTGAGTTGAGTGATAAAAAACATCAATACCCAGGGCAGTTATCAGGTGGACAAAAACAACGCGTTGGTATTGCTCGCGCGCTAATTAATAACCCTAAAATATTATTATGTGATGAAGCAACATCTGCGCTTGATCCTCAAACGACCCAATCTATTCTGTCTTTATTAAAAAAGATAAATAAAGAGCAAAACATCACTATTTTACTGGTTACCCACGAAATGGAAGTGATTGAGCAAGTCTGTAACCGTGTTGCCGTTATGGAAAATGGGCGCGTAGTCGAGGAAGGTACAATACTTGATATTTTTGCTAAACCTCAGCAGCCAACAACACAAAAATTTGTGCGAACAGTGCTCAATGAAGAGATCCCTGAACGTGTTTTACATAATCTTGAACATCAAAATAATGTCTATCGACTCGAGTTTTTAGGCTCTTCAGCACAACAACCCGTCGTCAATGAGTTGATCTTACAAGATAAAGTGAAAATAAATATTCTATTCGCCAATATGAAAGAAATTAGTGGCGTGGTGCTCGGCAGTATGTTTGTACAAATAATAGGTGATGACTTGGCGATTAGAGATGCTGTTGATTTCTTACGTCAACGCGGAGTAGCAGTTAATCAGGGGGAAGTATGA
- a CDS encoding methionine ABC transporter permease: MTQWFETALTGKQFLLAMSETFTMVSIALVIGSLLGILLGIVLIVTRPEGIWPNKGIYRIVNPIINTLRSLPFIILLVAMIPLTRFLVGTSIGTTAAIVPLVIYIAPYTARLVENSLLSVHSGIIEAADSMGATNWQIIWHFILPEAKSSLILSLTAASITLVGATAMAGAVGGGGIGDLALNYGYQRFDNVAMAITVVTLIIIVQGMQFIGDYLAKKARFH; encoded by the coding sequence ATGACACAGTGGTTTGAAACAGCATTAACAGGTAAACAATTTTTACTGGCTATGTCCGAAACTTTTACAATGGTTTCTATTGCTTTGGTGATTGGTTCTCTACTTGGTATTTTACTAGGAATTGTTCTTATCGTCACCAGACCTGAAGGAATTTGGCCAAATAAAGGGATTTACCGTATTGTTAACCCCATAATTAATACATTGCGTTCACTTCCCTTTATTATTTTGCTTGTTGCCATGATCCCGCTTACGCGATTTTTAGTAGGTACATCAATTGGTACAACCGCAGCGATTGTTCCGCTGGTGATTTATATCGCACCTTATACCGCGCGTTTAGTTGAAAACTCATTACTTAGTGTTCATTCAGGCATCATTGAAGCGGCGGATTCAATGGGCGCAACCAACTGGCAAATTATATGGCATTTTATTTTACCTGAAGCAAAATCATCATTGATCCTGAGCTTAACCGCCGCAAGTATTACATTAGTTGGTGCAACTGCAATGGCTGGTGCAGTCGGTGGCGGCGGAATAGGTGATCTTGCACTCAACTATGGTTATCAGCGTTTTGACAACGTTGCCATGGCAATTACAGTAGTTACGCTAATTATTATTGTACAAGGAATGCAATTTATAGGGGATTATTTAGCTAAAAAAGCACGTTTTCATTAG
- a CDS encoding helix-turn-helix domain-containing protein, with amino-acid sequence MNTKYPVACAVGQKIKSLRKSQGYTVFQLAKEIDISEQQLFRYERGVNRIDIDCLVRVLKVLDVNMGEFFSEVLQEDTRIDEDKESKGFDDSIYSLI; translated from the coding sequence ATGAATACAAAATATCCTGTCGCTTGTGCAGTCGGACAAAAAATTAAGTCGTTAAGAAAATCTCAAGGTTATACTGTTTTCCAGTTAGCGAAAGAGATTGATATTAGCGAACAACAATTGTTTCGTTATGAACGCGGTGTGAACCGTATTGATATTGACTGCCTAGTAAGAGTTCTAAAAGTATTAGATGTAAATATGGGAGAGTTTTTCAGCGAAGTTCTGCAAGAAGATACTCGTATTGATGAAGATAAAGAATCTAAAGGATTCGATGATTCCATTTATTCACTCATTTAA
- the gltX gene encoding glutamate--tRNA ligase, translated as MSKIKTRFAPSPTGYLHVGGARTALYSWLFSRHNQGEFVLRIEDTDLERSTQEAIDAIMDGMNWLNLNWDEGPYYQTKRFDRYNDVIDQMLEAGTAYRCYCSKERLEALRDQQMADGEKPRYDGCCRDHAHNHTPDEPHVVRFRNPQEGSVIFNDNIRGPIEFSNQELDDLIIRRTDGSPTYNFCVVIDDWDMEITHVIRGEDHINNTPRQINILKALGAPVPEYAHVSMILGDDGKKLSKRHGAVSVMQYRDEGYLPEALLNYLVRLGWSHGDQEIFSREEMIEYFSLDAISKSASAFNTDKLLWLNHHYINALPPEEVATHLAWHIEQQNINTQNGPQLVDLIKLLGERCKTLKEIAESCHYFYEDFSEFDADAAKKHLRPVARQPLEVVKQKLAAITDWTAENVHQAIEQTATELDVGMGKIGMPLRVAVTGAGQSPALDVTVHAIGQARTLARIDKALAFIAEREASAQ; from the coding sequence ATGAGTAAAATTAAAACCCGTTTTGCACCTAGTCCAACTGGTTACTTGCATGTTGGAGGAGCTCGTACAGCCCTTTATTCTTGGTTATTCAGCCGTCATAATCAGGGGGAATTCGTTCTACGTATCGAAGATACTGACCTAGAACGTTCAACTCAAGAAGCTATTGACGCCATTATGGATGGTATGAACTGGTTGAATTTAAATTGGGATGAAGGTCCTTATTACCAAACTAAGCGTTTTGATCGCTACAATGATGTCATTGATCAAATGCTAGAAGCTGGCACTGCATATCGTTGTTACTGTTCAAAAGAACGTTTAGAAGCCCTACGTGACCAACAAATGGCAGATGGTGAAAAACCACGTTATGATGGTTGCTGCCGTGATCATGCACATAATCATACCCCTGACGAACCACATGTTGTCCGTTTCCGTAACCCGCAAGAAGGTTCGGTTATCTTTAATGATAATATTCGTGGCCCAATTGAATTCAGTAACCAAGAGTTAGATGATTTAATTATTCGTCGTACTGATGGTTCACCAACGTATAATTTCTGTGTTGTTATTGATGACTGGGATATGGAAATCACCCATGTTATCCGTGGTGAAGACCATATCAACAATACACCTCGCCAAATTAATATTCTGAAAGCATTAGGTGCTCCTGTACCAGAATATGCGCATGTCTCTATGATTTTAGGTGATGATGGTAAAAAACTGTCTAAACGCCACGGTGCTGTGAGTGTAATGCAATATCGTGATGAAGGTTATCTACCTGAAGCGCTGCTTAATTATTTAGTGAGATTAGGTTGGTCACATGGCGACCAAGAAATCTTTTCTCGTGAAGAGATGATCGAATATTTCAGCTTAGATGCCATTAGTAAATCAGCCAGTGCATTTAATACTGACAAACTTCTGTGGTTAAACCATCACTATATTAATGCATTACCACCTGAAGAAGTCGCAACTCACCTTGCTTGGCATATTGAACAGCAAAATATCAATACTCAAAATGGTCCACAATTAGTTGATCTCATTAAACTATTAGGTGAACGTTGTAAAACATTAAAAGAAATTGCTGAATCTTGTCACTATTTCTATGAAGATTTCAGTGAATTTGATGCAGATGCCGCGAAAAAACATTTACGTCCAGTAGCACGTCAGCCACTTGAAGTTGTAAAACAAAAACTGGCAGCTATCACAGATTGGACAGCAGAGAATGTTCATCAAGCTATTGAACAAACTGCGACTGAATTAGATGTTGGTATGGGTAAAATTGGTATGCCGCTACGCGTTGCTGTAACAGGTGCCGGCCAATCCCCAGCATTAGATGTGACTGTTCATGCTATCGGGCAAGCTCGCACTCTTGCTCGTATTGACAAAGCACTTGCCTTTATTGCCGAACGTGAAGCTAGCGCACAATAA
- a CDS encoding SDR family NAD(P)-dependent oxidoreductase — MQNFQGKVALITGASTGVGEGIAQYLYQCGATVVITGRHKETLETAANNIDPSEKKIIPIVMDVTDPKSVEAVISQIEKHYGGLNYLVNNAGITGSHGVLIEDYALDEWDAVMATDVTGTFYGLKYGIPAIIRSGGGAIVNLSACNGITGIAGIAPYTAAKHAVLGLTRASALEYAQKGVRINAIGPGYVATPNILALPDNIQSWMAGMHPMVRMATREEIAKTVAFLLSDESSFMTGAFIPVDGGYTAQ, encoded by the coding sequence ATGCAAAATTTTCAAGGTAAGGTGGCATTAATCACAGGAGCATCAACAGGTGTAGGGGAAGGGATCGCTCAATATTTATATCAATGTGGTGCAACTGTAGTTATTACGGGACGACACAAAGAAACGTTAGAAACGGCGGCAAATAACATTGATCCAAGTGAGAAAAAAATAATTCCTATTGTTATGGATGTGACAGACCCCAAAAGTGTTGAGGCGGTTATTAGTCAAATTGAAAAGCACTATGGCGGATTGAATTATCTGGTTAATAATGCAGGGATCACGGGCTCACACGGTGTTTTGATTGAAGATTACGCTTTGGATGAATGGGATGCTGTCATGGCGACAGATGTGACGGGTACTTTTTATGGCTTAAAGTACGGAATACCGGCAATTATTCGTAGCGGTGGGGGAGCCATTGTGAATTTATCCGCATGCAATGGAATTACTGGTATTGCAGGAATTGCGCCTTATACCGCTGCCAAACATGCAGTGCTTGGTTTAACACGGGCGTCAGCATTAGAATATGCACAAAAAGGAGTCAGAATAAATGCAATTGGGCCAGGCTATGTTGCAACACCAAATATTTTAGCGCTACCTGACAATATTCAATCATGGATGGCAGGAATGCATCCGATGGTGCGGATGGCAACGCGCGAAGAAATTGCAAAAACAGTTGCTTTTCTCCTTTCTGATGAGAGCAGTTTTATGACAGGCGCATTCATTCCGGTAGATGGCGGTTACACAGCACAATAG
- a CDS encoding MarR family winged helix-turn-helix transcriptional regulator, which yields MANNLEDALSLLQCTLVAKRLMFTPEQVTWGQYDVLEILRLKGDQTPSQLSGSLGISRQNLSKFLRALKTLGFVSQYQSEQDKRELITHLTDKGADFLQRAATGRKENAIKVSEALSKEEQALFIDLANKVTSALGHNDKF from the coding sequence ATGGCTAATAACCTTGAAGATGCTTTGTCTCTTTTACAATGCACCCTTGTTGCCAAGCGGCTGATGTTTACACCAGAACAAGTGACATGGGGGCAATATGATGTCTTAGAAATTTTGCGCTTAAAGGGAGACCAAACACCAAGCCAATTAAGTGGATCCTTGGGAATTTCGCGTCAAAATCTGTCAAAATTTCTGCGAGCACTCAAAACGCTTGGATTTGTAAGCCAATATCAATCCGAGCAAGATAAGCGGGAATTAATCACTCACTTAACTGATAAGGGAGCTGATTTTTTGCAACGCGCCGCGACTGGGCGCAAAGAAAATGCAATCAAAGTGTCAGAAGCTTTGTCGAAAGAGGAACAAGCGCTTTTTATAGACTTAGCGAATAAAGTGACTTCTGCACTAGGGCATAATGATAAATTCTAA
- a CDS encoding DUF3820 family protein → MEKQDLIDMANTVMPFGKYKGRVIIDLPEEYLLWFYKKGEFPQGRLGALMEMALGLKIEGLDNIVKPLKRK, encoded by the coding sequence ATGGAAAAACAAGATTTAATTGATATGGCAAATACCGTCATGCCTTTTGGTAAATATAAAGGTAGAGTGATTATTGATTTGCCGGAAGAATATCTTCTTTGGTTCTATAAAAAGGGTGAGTTTCCGCAAGGGCGCTTGGGCGCACTGATGGAAATGGCGCTAGGGCTTAAAATAGAAGGGCTAGATAACATAGTCAAGCCACTTAAACGGAAGTGA
- a CDS encoding NupC/NupG family nucleoside CNT transporter — MTSILHFVLSLVVIGALAILASSNRKGIRPRYVIQLLVIQIALAYFFLHSDIGSSFVLAVAGVFTHLLGYAAEGTKFVFGGMIEGNLAFFFLQVLCPIIFISALIGILQHIKVLPIVIRVVGTILSKVNGMGKLESFNAVSSLLLGQSENFIAYKDQLGKMSERRIYTMAATAMSTVSMSIVGAYMTMLEPRYVVAALLLNMFGTFVILSLINPYPPEAEEELQMSNIHEGQSFFEMLGEYILAGFKVAIIVAAMLIGFIALIAMVNGICSALFDISFQTMLGYIFYPFAWILGIPSEEALQVGGIMAVKMVTNEFVAMSDLQSVAATLSPRSVGILSVFLVSFANFSSIGIVAGAIKGLNEKQGNTVARFGLKLLYGSTLVSFLSAAVVGLIL, encoded by the coding sequence ATGACCTCGATCCTGCATTTCGTTCTATCCCTTGTTGTTATTGGTGCACTAGCGATTTTAGCGAGCAGCAACCGTAAAGGGATCCGCCCACGTTATGTAATCCAATTGCTTGTTATCCAAATCGCATTGGCTTATTTTTTCTTACATTCCGATATTGGTTCTTCATTCGTATTAGCCGTTGCGGGTGTCTTTACACATTTATTGGGCTATGCCGCAGAAGGGACGAAATTTGTTTTTGGCGGAATGATTGAAGGCAATTTGGCATTCTTTTTCCTACAAGTGTTGTGTCCAATTATCTTCATTTCAGCACTGATTGGTATTTTACAACATATCAAGGTACTGCCTATTGTTATCCGCGTCGTCGGAACTATCCTGTCGAAAGTTAATGGAATGGGCAAACTCGAGTCTTTTAACGCCGTTAGCTCATTGTTATTAGGCCAGTCTGAAAACTTTATCGCTTATAAAGATCAATTGGGCAAAATGTCTGAGCGTAGAATTTACACAATGGCAGCCACAGCAATGTCAACGGTGTCTATGTCCATTGTGGGCGCTTATATGACTATGCTGGAGCCGCGTTATGTTGTTGCTGCTCTCTTGCTGAATATGTTCGGTACCTTCGTGATCCTTTCATTAATTAACCCGTACCCACCAGAAGCTGAAGAAGAGTTGCAAATGAGCAATATTCATGAAGGTCAAAGCTTCTTTGAAATGTTGGGTGAATATATTCTTGCAGGTTTCAAAGTGGCGATTATTGTAGCGGCAATGTTGATTGGTTTTATCGCGTTGATTGCAATGGTAAATGGCATCTGTTCTGCTCTTTTTGATATTAGCTTCCAAACTATGTTGGGTTACATTTTCTACCCATTTGCTTGGATTTTGGGGATTCCTAGCGAAGAAGCATTACAAGTCGGTGGCATTATGGCAGTGAAAATGGTTACCAACGAGTTTGTCGCAATGAGTGATTTGCAATCTGTTGCGGCTACTTTATCCCCACGTTCCGTTGGTATTTTATCTGTATTCTTAGTGTCATTTGCTAACTTCTCTTCAATCGGTATTGTTGCGGGTGCAATTAAAGGGCTGAATGAAAAACAAGGTAATACAGTAGCGCGTTTTGGTCTGAAACTGTTGTACGGTTCTACTTTAGTTAGCTTCTTATCAGCTGCTGTTGTCGGATTGATTTTGTAA